In Fusobacterium sp. SYSU M8D902, one DNA window encodes the following:
- the ruvX gene encoding Holliday junction resolvase RuvX, whose translation MYKKYVALDVGDVRIGVAKSDIMGILATPLEVIDRRKVKAVKRIEEILVQENTKSLVVGIPKSLDGTEKRQAEKVREFIEKLNKNIDGLEIFEVDERLTTVSADRLLNETNKKGALEKRKVVDKVAAAIILQSFLDRKK comes from the coding sequence ATGTATAAAAAATATGTTGCCTTAGATGTTGGTGATGTGAGAATAGGTGTGGCTAAATCTGATATAATGGGGATATTAGCCACTCCCCTTGAAGTTATTGACAGAAGAAAAGTAAAGGCAGTAAAAAGGATAGAGGAGATACTAGTACAGGAGAATACAAAATCACTTGTAGTAGGTATACCAAAAAGCTTGGACGGTACAGAGAAGAGACAAGCTGAAAAAGTAAGGGAATTCATAGAAAAACTCAATAAGAATATTGATGGATTGGAGATATTTGAAGTTGATGAGAGGCTAACTACTGTTTCAGCAGACAGACTTTTAAATGAGACTAATAAAAAAGGAGCCTTAGAAAAAAGAAAAGTAGTTGATAAAGTAGCAGCAGCAATCATACTTCAAAGTTTCCTAGATAGAAAAAAATAG
- the alaS gene encoding alanine--tRNA ligase, which produces MLTGNQIRKEFIEFFKKKQHKHFESASLIPDDPTLLLTVAGMVPFKPYFLGQKEAPYPRVTTYQKSIRTNDLENVGRTARHHTFFEMLGNFSFGDYFKEEAIVWSWEFVTEVLGLDKDKLWVSVFTTDDEAEKIWIEKCNFPKERIVRLGEDENWWAAGPTGSCGPCSEIHVDLGPAYGGDENSKLGDEGTDNRFIEIWNLVFTEWNRMEDGSLEPLPKKNIDTGAGLERVTAMVQGKSNNFETDLLFPLVEEAGRLTGRKYGEDKETNFSLKVITDHSRAVTFLINDGVIPSNEGRGYVLRRILRRAVRHGRLLGQSELFLYKMVDKVVEMMSEAYPDLKENLEHIKKVVKIEEEKFSRTLDQGIQLVSQEIEKLKAEGGKKLSGDITFKLYDTYGFPYELTEEICEENAVEVSREEFEAKMEEQKEKARSAREVIMEKGQDSFIEEFYDKYGATKFVGYETLRETAKLLSIRVSKDGKTQMIFDVTPFYGESGGQASDNGTISGNGFEGKVVDVQKQKGIFTHTVEIVKGEAKEGEEYLLEVDKLSRVSTAKNHTATHLLHKALREVLGTHVQQAGSFVNSERLRFDFNHYEAMTAEELEKVENLVNEKIAESLAVTIKDMSMDEAKKEGAMALFGDKYGDVVRVVKVEDFSIELCGGTHIDNIAKIGLFKIESESGIAAGVRRIEAVTGLGAYELVKKLEKTLKEIAKTVKADEANVAERVEKMAETLRENTKEIETLKAKITNFEAGSLNDAAEEINGVKVVIKTFKDKTAEELRQMVDSLKEKLGSCVVVLASGEDKAVFAVGVTKDLIGKAKAGNLVKEAAQIAGGNGGGRPDFAQAGGKDASKIDEAVAKVRETLKTLL; this is translated from the coding sequence ATGTTAACAGGAAATCAAATTAGAAAAGAGTTTATTGAATTCTTTAAGAAAAAACAACACAAACATTTTGAGAGTGCATCTTTAATACCAGATGATCCAACACTTTTATTAACAGTGGCTGGAATGGTGCCTTTCAAACCATACTTTTTAGGACAAAAGGAAGCTCCGTATCCAAGAGTAACAACTTACCAAAAATCAATAAGAACAAATGACCTAGAAAACGTTGGAAGAACAGCAAGACACCATACATTTTTTGAGATGCTAGGAAACTTCTCATTTGGAGATTACTTCAAAGAGGAAGCTATAGTATGGTCTTGGGAGTTTGTAACAGAAGTATTAGGACTAGATAAAGATAAATTATGGGTATCTGTATTTACAACTGATGATGAGGCAGAAAAAATATGGATAGAGAAATGTAACTTCCCTAAAGAGAGAATAGTTAGATTAGGAGAAGATGAAAACTGGTGGGCAGCAGGACCAACAGGATCTTGTGGACCTTGTTCAGAGATACACGTAGATTTAGGACCAGCTTATGGTGGAGATGAGAACTCTAAACTTGGTGATGAAGGAACAGATAACCGTTTCATAGAGATTTGGAACTTAGTATTCACTGAATGGAATAGAATGGAAGATGGAAGTCTTGAGCCACTACCTAAGAAAAATATAGATACAGGTGCAGGATTAGAGAGAGTAACTGCTATGGTTCAAGGAAAATCAAATAACTTTGAAACAGATCTATTATTCCCATTAGTTGAAGAGGCTGGAAGATTAACAGGTAGAAAATATGGAGAGGATAAAGAGACTAACTTCTCATTAAAAGTTATAACTGACCACTCAAGAGCTGTTACTTTCTTAATAAATGATGGAGTAATACCTTCAAATGAAGGAAGAGGTTATGTATTGAGAAGAATACTAAGAAGAGCTGTAAGACACGGAAGATTATTAGGACAATCAGAGTTATTCCTATATAAAATGGTAGATAAAGTTGTAGAGATGATGTCAGAAGCTTATCCAGATTTAAAAGAGAATTTAGAGCATATTAAAAAAGTTGTAAAAATCGAAGAGGAGAAATTCTCTCGTACTCTTGATCAAGGAATACAATTAGTAAGCCAAGAGATAGAGAAACTTAAAGCAGAGGGTGGAAAAAAACTTTCTGGAGATATAACTTTCAAACTATATGATACTTATGGATTCCCTTATGAATTAACTGAAGAGATCTGTGAAGAGAATGCTGTAGAAGTTTCAAGAGAAGAGTTTGAAGCTAAGATGGAAGAGCAAAAAGAAAAAGCAAGATCAGCTAGAGAAGTTATTATGGAAAAAGGACAAGATAGCTTTATAGAGGAGTTCTATGACAAGTATGGAGCAACTAAATTCGTAGGATATGAAACATTGAGAGAAACAGCTAAATTATTAAGCATAAGAGTTTCAAAAGATGGAAAAACTCAAATGATCTTTGATGTAACACCTTTCTATGGAGAGTCAGGAGGACAAGCTTCAGACAATGGAACAATCTCAGGAAATGGATTTGAAGGAAAAGTTGTAGATGTTCAAAAACAAAAAGGAATATTTACACATACTGTTGAGATAGTAAAAGGTGAAGCAAAAGAGGGAGAGGAGTATCTATTAGAAGTAGATAAATTAAGCAGAGTATCAACTGCTAAAAACCATACTGCAACTCACCTATTACACAAAGCATTAAGAGAGGTATTAGGAACTCACGTACAACAAGCTGGATCATTTGTAAATAGTGAAAGATTAAGATTTGACTTTAACCATTATGAAGCAATGACAGCTGAAGAGTTAGAGAAAGTTGAAAACCTTGTAAATGAAAAAATAGCCGAATCTTTAGCAGTAACTATTAAAGATATGAGTATGGATGAAGCTAAAAAAGAGGGAGCAATGGCTCTATTTGGTGACAAGTATGGAGATGTTGTAAGAGTAGTAAAAGTAGAGGACTTTTCAATAGAACTTTGTGGTGGAACTCATATAGACAACATAGCTAAGATAGGATTATTCAAAATAGAATCTGAGAGTGGAATAGCTGCAGGAGTAAGAAGAATAGAGGCAGTTACAGGACTTGGAGCTTATGAACTAGTTAAAAAATTAGAGAAAACATTAAAAGAGATAGCTAAAACTGTAAAGGCTGACGAAGCAAACGTAGCTGAGAGAGTTGAAAAAATGGCTGAAACTTTAAGAGAAAATACAAAAGAGATTGAAACATTAAAAGCAAAAATAACTAACTTTGAAGCTGGATCATTAAATGATGCTGCTGAAGAGATCAATGGAGTAAAAGTTGTAATTAAAACTTTTAAAGATAAAACAGCTGAAGAGTTAAGACAGATGGTAGACTCATTAAAAGAGAAATTAGGAAGTTGTGTAGTTGTACTAGCTTCTGGTGAAGATAAAGCAGTTTTTGCTGTAGGAGTAACTAAAGATTTAATTGGAAAAGCTAAAGCTGGAAACCTAGTTAAAGAAGCAGCTCAAATAGCTGGTGGAAATGGTGGAGGAAGACCTGATTTTGCTCAAGCTGGGGGAAAAGATGCTAGTAAAATAGATGAGGCAGTGGCAAAAGTAAGAGAAACTCTAAAAACTTTATTATAA
- the lptB gene encoding LPS export ABC transporter ATP-binding protein — MINLSAQNLCKSYKKRKVVDNVSLEVKKGEIVGLLGPNGAGKTTTFYMITGIVKPDSGKVFCDNIDVTDYPMYKRANMGVGYLAQEPSIFRNLTVEENIAAVLEMKSVSKKEQLEMIDKLMEEFKLTHVRKSLGFSLSGGERRRVEIARTIANNPNFILLDEPFAGVDPIAVEDIQQIIRYLKERGLGILITDHSVRETLRITEKAYIMAQGKVIISGTPQEIANNETARKIYLGEKFKLD, encoded by the coding sequence ATGATAAATTTATCAGCTCAAAATCTATGTAAAAGTTACAAGAAGAGAAAAGTTGTAGATAATGTAAGTTTAGAAGTAAAAAAAGGTGAAATAGTGGGACTATTGGGTCCTAATGGAGCTGGAAAAACAACAACTTTCTATATGATAACTGGGATAGTAAAACCTGATAGTGGTAAGGTTTTTTGTGATAATATAGATGTAACAGATTATCCTATGTATAAGAGAGCTAATATGGGAGTTGGGTACCTAGCACAAGAGCCTTCAATATTTAGAAATCTAACTGTAGAGGAGAATATTGCAGCAGTATTGGAGATGAAATCTGTCAGCAAGAAGGAACAACTTGAGATGATTGATAAGCTTATGGAGGAGTTTAAATTAACTCATGTAAGAAAATCTTTGGGATTTTCACTATCTGGTGGAGAGAGAAGAAGGGTAGAGATAGCTAGAACAATAGCGAATAATCCTAACTTTATTCTACTTGATGAACCATTTGCAGGAGTTGATCCTATTGCAGTTGAGGATATTCAACAGATAATAAGATATTTAAAAGAGAGAGGGTTGGGGATATTAATAACTGACCACAGTGTAAGAGAGACATTGAGAATAACTGAGAAGGCCTATATTATGGCACAAGGAAAAGTTATTATAAGTGGAACACCTCAAGAGATAGCAAATAATGAAACAGCGAGAAAGATCTACTTAGGTGAAAAATTTAAATTAGATTAA
- a CDS encoding LptA/OstA family protein, with protein sequence MEKKKIGYIVGIVTVVILGYFNYFGEEKNLGENEQVIETTNVTYKNDDYEVEAEKQKDYIKANETGFEKAKAKVNDMLISGDNAFIDKVRNLALKSNILGVATNGWSFKAENIDYNKLKDEVTSNTGVTAINEQKGIKISGQNFITNSKMSYINLTKDVTLENKDVAIIGDKGDYDDLSKIVILSDNIRLEGRGENIGLVDGNFKTLRYTLEDKILEAWEPYTVTYKDVKLSADSLYLKEDTEALKISKNLVIEVDGFKVYAEKLDKAGESDILNIVGKIKGSNGVYSFEGDNGTYNVKSKILTLNGNINGYSTKGEKISGDKLVYDDNTKVMTLSGKKDVRYTSNDGELITKVFNYNTESKELTTDGKYSFSGPKYESAGSELYFNDMTKDIKIVKGYLLDKSKNQKLQGDKIAYNTETRDSSVIGNALMEDKKYLLSGDSIDYTGIDKNATIKGRYKIKSLENDITFVGNDAKYNQETGEFLSEGDVTLQGNDYIAKGRDLNYNTKTGFGKLGSNINIENPKEGIKISGDNFTFKDKEYLEIDGNLHIESEDVIIDSEKAKYNIKDENVYIPQKIKFRTKDGKTFGDMSKGVYSTKTSKFIGDNFNGKSDASTLTSKKMTYFSKEEKALFEGNVVMKDIDSTFKGERVEVYPKEEIVRSLVKYTIDYKDFTFRGDNGTFNKKTGILKGNKSDITTVNGDRFISDKIDGNLNEMIIDFTGNVNGHIVDKGVITTFKGDFARVYFKNDGKYEILRSEIRDNAVFVQEDKRLESDYIEIDTGRKLVFSKENTKLILTDEQNGKTVITSSVAEVDTDKNIATLIGNVHIDNNNSEYGLTNITADRGIIKKVEGTLELIGNVEIENNESIVQADRGIYNMNTKKIKASGNVYVDYKK encoded by the coding sequence ATGGAAAAGAAAAAGATAGGGTATATAGTAGGTATTGTTACTGTAGTCATTTTAGGTTATTTTAATTACTTTGGAGAAGAGAAAAACTTGGGAGAGAACGAACAGGTTATAGAGACAACCAATGTAACTTATAAAAATGATGACTACGAAGTGGAAGCTGAGAAACAAAAAGATTATATAAAAGCAAATGAAACTGGATTTGAAAAGGCGAAAGCCAAAGTTAATGATATGCTTATCAGTGGAGATAACGCATTTATAGACAAGGTTAGAAACCTAGCTTTAAAGAGTAATATACTTGGAGTTGCAACTAATGGTTGGAGTTTTAAAGCTGAAAATATAGATTACAATAAGTTGAAAGATGAGGTAACATCAAATACAGGAGTTACAGCAATCAATGAACAAAAAGGTATAAAAATATCAGGACAAAACTTTATAACTAACTCTAAAATGAGCTATATCAATTTGACTAAAGATGTGACATTAGAGAATAAAGATGTAGCAATCATAGGAGATAAGGGAGACTATGATGATCTTTCCAAAATAGTTATACTTTCTGATAATATAAGATTAGAGGGAAGAGGAGAAAACATAGGACTGGTAGATGGTAATTTTAAAACTTTGAGATATACTTTAGAAGATAAGATATTAGAAGCTTGGGAACCATATACAGTGACTTATAAAGATGTAAAACTTTCTGCAGACTCTCTTTATCTAAAGGAGGATACAGAAGCTTTAAAAATCTCTAAAAATCTAGTGATAGAGGTAGATGGATTTAAGGTTTATGCTGAAAAATTAGATAAAGCAGGAGAGAGTGATATACTAAATATTGTAGGGAAGATAAAAGGAAGCAATGGAGTGTACTCTTTCGAAGGAGATAATGGAACTTATAATGTAAAGAGTAAGATTTTGACTCTCAATGGAAATATCAATGGATATTCAACTAAGGGAGAAAAAATCAGTGGTGATAAGTTAGTATATGATGACAATACTAAGGTGATGACTCTTTCAGGAAAAAAAGATGTGAGATATACATCTAATGATGGGGAGTTAATAACAAAAGTATTTAATTATAACACAGAGAGTAAAGAGTTAACAACTGATGGAAAATACAGTTTTTCTGGACCTAAGTATGAGAGTGCTGGATCAGAGTTATATTTTAATGATATGACAAAAGATATAAAAATTGTAAAAGGTTATTTATTGGATAAGAGTAAGAACCAAAAACTACAAGGAGATAAGATCGCCTATAATACTGAAACTCGTGATAGCTCAGTAATTGGCAATGCTCTTATGGAAGATAAGAAATATCTATTGAGTGGAGATAGTATTGACTATACAGGGATAGATAAAAATGCTACAATAAAAGGGAGATATAAAATTAAGTCTCTAGAAAATGATATAACTTTTGTTGGAAATGATGCTAAATACAATCAAGAAACAGGGGAGTTTTTAAGTGAAGGAGATGTAACTCTTCAAGGAAATGATTATATAGCTAAGGGTAGAGATCTGAATTATAATACTAAAACTGGATTTGGAAAGTTGGGAAGTAATATAAACATTGAAAATCCAAAAGAGGGAATAAAGATCAGTGGAGATAACTTTACTTTTAAAGATAAAGAGTATTTAGAGATTGATGGAAACTTACATATTGAGAGTGAAGATGTAATAATTGACTCTGAAAAAGCTAAATATAATATAAAAGATGAGAATGTTTATATCCCACAAAAAATAAAGTTTAGAACTAAAGATGGAAAAACTTTTGGAGATATGAGTAAAGGTGTATATAGTACTAAAACCTCTAAATTTATAGGGGATAATTTTAATGGAAAGAGTGATGCTAGTACACTTACAAGTAAGAAAATGACATATTTTTCAAAGGAAGAGAAAGCCCTATTTGAAGGAAATGTTGTAATGAAAGATATAGATTCTACTTTTAAAGGAGAAAGGGTAGAGGTTTACCCAAAAGAGGAGATTGTAAGATCTTTAGTTAAGTATACAATAGATTATAAAGACTTTACTTTTAGAGGAGATAATGGTACTTTTAATAAAAAAACAGGTATTTTAAAAGGTAATAAATCTGATATTACAACTGTAAATGGAGATAGATTTATCTCTGATAAGATAGATGGAAATTTAAATGAGATGATAATAGATTTCACTGGAAATGTAAATGGTCATATAGTAGATAAGGGTGTGATTACAACATTTAAGGGTGATTTTGCAAGAGTATACTTCAAAAATGATGGTAAATATGAGATATTGAGAAGTGAGATAAGAGATAATGCTGTATTTGTACAAGAGGATAAGAGATTGGAATCTGATTATATTGAGATAGATACAGGAAGAAAGCTGGTATTTTCTAAAGAGAATACAAAGTTGATCTTAACAGATGAGCAAAATGGAAAGACAGTGATTACATCTTCAGTTGCAGAGGTAGATACAGATAAAAATATAGCCACTCTAATTGGAAATGTTCACATAGATAATAATAATTCTGAGTATGGATTGACTAATATTACTGCAGATAGAGGAATAATAAAGAAAGTCGAAGGAACATTGGAACTTATTGGAAATGTAGAGATAGAGAATAATGAGTCAATAGTTCAAGCAGATAGAGGAATATATAATATGAATACTAAGAAGATTAAAGCCTCTGGAAATGTATATGTAGACTATAAAAAATAA
- the mutS gene encoding DNA mismatch repair protein MutS, translated as MMAETPLMSQYKEIKSQYTDSILFFRLGDFYEMFFDDAVTASKELGLTLTSRNREKGYDVPLAGIPYHSVASYIAKLVNKGYKVAICDQVEDPKSAKGIVKREVTRVITPGTIIDTDFLDEKSNNYLMGIKITEECGALAYLDITTGEFKTTEIVGEDIFFKLLGEINKIAPKEIVLDERSYDIYIDEFKKQNSLNEIKFTKTVERKKPEEYLKEYFKVISLESYGLKNRKGAISVATMVLEYVSDLQKGKELPVTEVVYVNSQNVMELNITTQRNLDIIDNQREKNSAGTLLWVMDQCMTSMGSRLLKKFLKNPLLDIEKIRERQRDTAFFIESVLVREEVRESLKDIYDIERIIGKLILETENGRDLIALKTSIKNSLEIFKTLKGNPIFNIEVKSLIEIYNLIEKAIVDEPPFSIREGGVIRSGYNSDLDELHGISRDGKDYILEIENRERERTGIKGLKIKYNKVFGYFIEVTKANSSLVPEDYIRKQTLANAERYIVPDLKEYEEKVLNAKERIESLEYYLFKELTSEIKKYREILQDLAYKISYLDVITDFAYIAVKNSYIQPEINDGEDIEIIAGRHPIVEKLIPAGEFVKNNIVFDDKKEIIILTGPNMSGKSTYMKQVALIIIMAHIGSYVPANYAKIGLVDKIFTRVGASDDLLSGQSTFMLEMSEVANIVNSATKRSFIILDEIGRGTSTFDGISIATAITEYIHDKIGAKTIFATHYHELTQLEDKLEKAENFRIEVKEDEKDIIFLREIVKGGADKSYGIEVARLAGLPKTILDRSKSILKRLEERKEIVEKKLGGEQLLLFGITSEKKEVVDKKEELKGKELTKEQKIVMRVLDEIEPEKLTPLEALLKLNELKKILNGS; from the coding sequence ATAATGGCAGAAACGCCACTTATGAGTCAGTATAAAGAGATAAAATCTCAATACACAGACAGTATATTGTTTTTTAGATTAGGAGATTTTTATGAGATGTTTTTTGATGATGCTGTTACAGCTTCAAAAGAATTAGGACTCACTCTTACAAGTAGAAATAGAGAGAAGGGATATGATGTTCCATTAGCTGGGATACCATACCATTCAGTGGCTTCATATATAGCTAAGTTGGTAAATAAAGGCTACAAGGTAGCAATATGTGATCAAGTTGAAGATCCAAAGTCAGCAAAAGGAATTGTAAAAAGAGAGGTAACTAGAGTAATAACTCCTGGAACAATAATAGATACAGATTTTTTAGATGAGAAGAGTAATAACTATCTTATGGGGATAAAAATTACTGAAGAGTGTGGAGCTTTAGCTTATCTTGATATAACTACTGGGGAGTTTAAAACTACTGAGATAGTAGGAGAAGATATATTTTTTAAACTGTTGGGAGAGATCAATAAGATAGCTCCAAAAGAGATAGTATTAGATGAGAGATCATATGATATTTATATAGATGAGTTTAAAAAACAAAACTCTTTAAATGAGATAAAGTTTACAAAAACTGTGGAACGTAAAAAGCCTGAAGAGTATCTAAAGGAGTATTTTAAAGTGATCTCTTTGGAAAGTTATGGATTGAAAAATAGAAAAGGGGCTATATCTGTAGCAACTATGGTATTGGAATATGTATCAGACTTACAAAAAGGTAAAGAACTTCCAGTTACAGAGGTTGTATATGTGAATAGTCAAAATGTGATGGAACTAAACATTACAACTCAAAGAAACTTGGATATAATAGATAATCAGAGAGAAAAAAATAGTGCTGGAACTCTGCTTTGGGTAATGGATCAGTGTATGACCTCTATGGGAAGTAGACTTTTAAAGAAATTTTTAAAAAATCCGTTATTGGATATTGAAAAGATAAGAGAGAGACAGAGAGATACAGCCTTTTTTATAGAGAGTGTATTAGTTAGAGAAGAGGTAAGAGAGAGTTTAAAAGATATATATGATATCGAAAGAATAATTGGAAAGCTTATTTTAGAGACTGAGAATGGAAGAGACTTGATAGCTTTAAAAACTTCTATTAAAAATTCTTTGGAGATATTTAAAACTTTAAAGGGAAATCCGATCTTCAATATTGAGGTAAAAAGCTTAATAGAGATATATAATTTGATAGAGAAAGCCATTGTAGATGAACCACCTTTTTCAATAAGAGAGGGAGGAGTGATAAGATCAGGTTATAACAGTGATCTAGATGAGTTACATGGCATCTCAAGAGATGGAAAAGACTATATTCTCGAAATAGAGAATAGGGAGAGAGAGAGAACTGGAATAAAGGGACTTAAGATAAAGTATAATAAGGTATTTGGATATTTTATCGAAGTAACAAAAGCCAATTCGTCACTGGTTCCAGAGGACTATATCAGAAAGCAGACTTTAGCTAATGCTGAAAGATACATTGTTCCAGATTTAAAAGAGTATGAGGAAAAAGTTTTAAATGCTAAAGAGAGAATAGAGAGCTTGGAATACTACCTTTTTAAAGAGTTGACTAGCGAGATAAAAAAATATCGTGAGATATTACAGGATCTAGCTTACAAGATCTCATATTTAGATGTAATAACAGATTTTGCATATATAGCTGTAAAAAACTCATATATTCAGCCTGAGATTAATGATGGAGAGGATATAGAGATTATAGCTGGAAGACATCCAATAGTAGAAAAATTGATTCCAGCTGGAGAATTTGTAAAAAATAATATAGTATTTGACGATAAAAAAGAGATAATAATTTTGACAGGACCAAATATGTCGGGAAAATCTACTTATATGAAGCAGGTGGCCCTGATAATAATAATGGCTCATATAGGCTCATATGTTCCAGCTAACTATGCAAAAATAGGTTTGGTGGATAAGATATTCACAAGAGTTGGAGCAAGTGATGATCTACTTTCAGGTCAATCTACCTTTATGTTGGAGATGAGTGAGGTAGCAAATATAGTGAATAGTGCTACAAAGAGATCTTTTATCATTTTAGATGAGATAGGGAGAGGAACCTCAACTTTTGACGGGATTTCAATAGCCACTGCAATAACAGAGTATATTCACGATAAAATAGGAGCTAAAACAATATTTGCAACTCACTATCACGAATTAACACAGTTGGAAGATAAGCTTGAAAAAGCTGAAAATTTCAGAATAGAGGTTAAGGAAGATGAAAAGGATATAATTTTTTTAAGAGAGATAGTAAAAGGTGGAGCAGATAAGTCTTATGGAATTGAAGTGGCAAGATTAGCTGGACTACCTAAGACGATCTTGGATAGATCTAAAAGTATTTTGAAAAGATTGGAAGAGAGAAAAGAGATTGTAGAGAAAAAGCTGGGTGGAGAGCAGTTACTTCTTTTTGGAATAACTTCAGAAAAGAAAGAGGTTGTTGATAAAAAAGAGGAGTTAAAAGGAAAAGAGCTAACTAAAGAGCAAAAAATAGTAATGAGGGTTTTAGATGAGATAGAACCTGAAAAGTTAACACCATTAGAAGCGTTATTAAAACTTAATGAGTTGAAAAAAATATTGAATGGGAGTTAA
- the dusB gene encoding tRNA dihydrouridine synthase DusB, whose translation MKKIYIAPIAGVTDYTYRGILKEFNPDMLFTEMVSINAMECASEKTLKVILRLREGDSVQLFGKDIPKMVESAKFVEKLGVKHIDINSGCPMKKITNNGYGSALMEKPEHIRAMLSELRSALNDDTGLSIKIRAGYKEFKNPVQIAKIAEKVGCKHITVHGRTREQMYTGKADWSIIKSVKESVSIPVIGNGDIFTAEDAKERIDYSGVDGVMLARGIFGNPWLIRDIREYLEHGKILNPVTSMDRIDMAIEHTRRTQIEHPERPFIFELRKHLCWYLKGIRNSNAIRDKINHTDKYEEILELLYVIKRGLEEEGVEE comes from the coding sequence ATGAAAAAAATATATATAGCTCCCATAGCAGGAGTTACAGATTATACATATAGAGGAATATTAAAAGAGTTTAACCCAGATATGTTATTTACAGAGATGGTAAGTATCAATGCAATGGAGTGTGCCTCTGAAAAAACTTTAAAAGTTATATTGAGACTTAGAGAGGGAGATTCAGTTCAACTCTTTGGGAAGGATATTCCTAAGATGGTAGAGAGTGCAAAATTTGTAGAAAAATTAGGTGTTAAGCACATAGATATCAATTCAGGATGTCCAATGAAAAAGATAACAAACAATGGTTATGGATCAGCTTTAATGGAGAAACCAGAACATATAAGAGCTATGTTATCAGAGTTAAGAAGTGCTTTAAATGATGATACGGGGTTATCAATTAAGATAAGAGCGGGATACAAAGAGTTTAAAAATCCTGTTCAAATAGCAAAAATAGCAGAAAAGGTAGGATGTAAACATATCACTGTACATGGAAGAACTAGAGAACAGATGTATACAGGAAAAGCAGATTGGAGCATAATCAAATCAGTAAAGGAGAGCGTATCTATTCCTGTAATAGGAAATGGAGATATTTTTACTGCTGAAGATGCTAAGGAGAGAATAGATTATTCAGGTGTAGATGGAGTTATGTTAGCTAGAGGTATATTTGGAAATCCTTGGTTAATAAGAGATATTAGAGAGTACCTAGAGCATGGAAAAATATTGAATCCTGTGACATCAATGGATAGAATAGATATGGCAATTGAACATACTAGAAGAACTCAGATAGAGCATCCAGAGAGACCATTTATATTTGAGTTAAGAAAGCACCTATGTTGGTATCTAAAAGGAATTAGAAATTCAAATGCTATTAGAGATAAGATAAATCATACAGATAAGTATGAAGAGATATTGGAATTACTATACGTAATCAAAAGAGGATTAGAAGAAGAGGGAGTTGAAGAATAA